A genomic segment from Glycine soja cultivar W05 chromosome 20, ASM419377v2, whole genome shotgun sequence encodes:
- the LOC114403687 gene encoding serine/threonine-protein kinase TIO-like isoform X1 has translation MGVENYHVIELVGEGSFGKVYKGRRKHTGQTVAMKFIIKHGKTEKDIHNLRQEIEILRKLKHGNIIQMLDSFESPQEFCVVTEFAQGELFEILEDDKCLPEEQVQAIAKQLVKALHYLHSNRIIHRDMKPQNILIGAGSVVKLCDFGFARAMSTNTVVLRSIKGTPLYMAPELVREQPYNHTVDLWSLGVILYELFVGQPPFYTNSVYALIRHIVKDPVKYPDRMSPNFKSFLKGLLNKAPESRLTWPALLEHPFVKESYDELEARELREINGSHMHSDAARVVEGKTIQTLTTGKNNHMAGMEAHIASPPQSAVQLNSPILDRANSSVLDESPVFSNQNVGESGCQRLDRLENNSRTVNSAKLIGQDNEALGHILLPLKKWSKGSQNICSDQGVPESNQSLRILSNLVAAGAFSSSGLIDELIRELLVFTGSVIAMKSSEVTDLMAKSFSITKILLDNGGSCTSSSYLSHWVEFVEIYSQVVTSNNDASGRVLYESSACITVMLSRVAQVLRSSPKISGQEKLNETANRILEHAKTTGLVDNLCLCLATSGSSLITGSSNMLRAASEACRAVWCLINALDILFMKKSAILFPINALQSHSLHRMEVVHHEQDLLDKADSTKVVDAMTRAFLRSKAVLVAVYYCFHQQLESAMNCGLQLLSRCCLHNRIVPALLCGLPSSLPVTTVVSGGGDGTIVSEVFTVLSLCSSPANKDTQSVEPSNAKCKLTNPSALVRHSCLLVAVIAQCLKSSGRNSAIFMLTTSPKKQLARLSVFAHQISSDDKIKASIEPQSASAMLALASILSLESGALVESPISEIALPLIPRTSKLSDHLKFSSGNVNESDPCNISGKLSYWQGVRDGCVGLLDSRLKWGGPLAVQQLCASGTPLLLMGLLGNDVLNASHGNDHVNDRVGLSPIGVVWTISSLCHCLSGGALTYRQILIRNEHIKLFSNLICDVHINLVKCWIGPGGGRAGVRDLINAVIDLLAFPFVALQNAPGLPSATASVSSGFLLNIGSPGQRVCMEDKGIVKAIEEDIGKYIKILVEVGVPGIILRCLDHMDLNDLGRPVAFLAKMVCHRPLAIQLVSKGLLDPNKMRKLFDCSAPKEVTLDALMIISDLARMDKGFYEYIKGASVLEFLKDFLLHEDPNMRAKACSALGNMCRHSAYFYSSLARHQIVGILIERCSDPDKRTRKFACFAIGNAAYHNDLLYEELRKSIPQLANLLQMAEEDKTKANAAGALSNLVRNSDKLCEDIVSNGAVQSLLKLISDCAVSALNPSRNDSGNESPLKIALFSLAKMCAHPLCRQFIRSSPLFPVIGRLQQSPESSIAKYASAIISKVAEP, from the exons ATGGGCGTTGAGAACTACCACGTCATCGAGCTCGTCGGCGAGGGTTCCTTCGGGAAGGTATACAAGGGAAGGCGCAAGCACACGGGACAG ACCGTCGCGATGAAGTTCATAATTAAGCACGGGAAGACCGAGAAGGATATTCACAATTTAAGACAAGAAATCGAG ATCTTAAgaaagttgaagcatggaaatATTATTCAAATGCTTGATTCCTTTGAAAGCCCGCAAGAATTTTGTGTTGTTACAGAATTTGCACAA gGTGAGCTATTTGAGATTCTTGAGGATGATAAGTGCCTTCCGGAAGAGCAAGTTCAAGCAATTGCAAAACAATTG GTAAAAGCCTTACATTATTTGCATTCCAATCGGATCATCCATCGCGATATGAAGCCCCAAAATATTCTAATTGGTGCTGGATCTGTTGTCAAG CTTTGTGATTTTGGGTTTGCACGTGCAATGTCCACAAATACAGTTGTTTTGCGATCTATAAAAG GCACTCCGTTGTACATGGCTCCAGAGCTTGTACGGGAACAACCATACAACCACACTGTAGATTTATGGTCTCTTGGTGTCATACT GTATGAGTTATTTGTAGGCCAACCTCCATTCTACACAAATTCTGTGTATGCTCTCATCAGACACATTGTTAAG GATCCTGTTAAATATCCGGATCGCATGAGTCcaaatttcaaaagctttttaaaGGGTTTGCTTAACAAG GCACCAGAAAGTCGACTAACTTGGCCGGCTCTTCTTGAACACCCATTTGTTAAAGAAAGCTATGATGAACTCGAGGCCAGG GAATTGCGAGAGATAAATGGTTCACACATGCACAGTGATGCAGCACGGGTGGTTGAAGGAAAAACCATTCAAACTCTGACAACAG GCAAAAACAATCACATGGCAGGTATGGAAGCGCATATTGCTTCACCGCCTCAGAGTGCAGTTCAGTTAAATAGTCCTATCTTAGATAGAGCCAATTCTTCAGTGCTTGATGAGTCCCCAGTATTTTCAAATCAAAATGTAGGAGAGTCAG GCTGCCAAAGATTGGACAGACTTGAAAATAACTCTCGCACAGTCAACAGTGCAAAACTAATTGGCCAAGACAATGAAGCATTGGGACATATTCTGCTACCACTGAAAAAATGGTCAAAAGGATCTCAAAATATTTGCAG TGATCAAGGTGTTCCTGAATCAAACCAGTCATTGAGGATTCTCTCAAACCTAGTTGCAGCTGGTGCTTTCAGTTCTAGTGGACTAATAGATGAACTAATACGAGAGCTCCTAGTGTTTACTGGATCTGTTATTGCCATGAAATCCTCCGAAGTTACTGACTTGATGGCAAAG AGTTTCTCCATCACTAAAATTTTGCTCGATAATGGTGGAAGTTGCacttcaagctcttatctaaGTCACTGGGTTGAATTTGTTGAGATCTATTCTCAG gtTGTAACTTCAAATAATGATGCATCTGGAAGAGTTCTGTATGAATCTAGTGCTTGCATTACAGTCATGCTGTCTAGAGTTGCTCAGGTGCTTAGATCATCTCCTAAAATTTCAGGCCAAGAGAAACTGAATGAAACTGCTAACCGAATTTTAGAGCATGCAAAAACAACGGGTTTAGTAGACAATTTGTGTCTGTGTTTAGCCACTTCAGGATCGAGTCTTATTACAGGTTCTTCCAATATGCTACGGGCTGCTTCTGAAGCATGCAGAGCTGTCTGGTGTTTGATTAATGCACTGGATATACTTTTTATGAAGAAAAGTGCCATTCTGTTTCCCATTAATGCTTTACAGAGTCATTCTTTGCATAGGATGGAAGTTGTGCATCATGAGCAAGATCTCTTGGATAAAGCAGATTCAACTAAAGTTGTTGATGCAATGACCAGAGCATTCCTGAGATCTAAAGCTGTTCTGGTTGCTGTTTACTATTGTTTTCACCAACAACTTGAGTCTGCAATGAATTGTGGTCTTCAG CTTTTGTCAAGATGCTGTCTACATAACAGAATTGTTCCTGCTCTCCTTTGTGGTCTTCCCAGTTCCCTTCCCGTGACTACTGTTGttagtggtggtggtgatggaaCTATTGTTTCAGAAGTTTTCACTGTCTTATCATTATGCAGTTCCCCTGCTAACAAAGACACACAAAGTGTAGAACCAAGTAATGCCAAGTGCAAATTAACAAATCCTTCTGCTCTGGTTCGTCATTCATGTCTCCTTGTTGCAGTAATTGCTCAGTGTTTGAAGTCATCTGGAAGAAATTCAGCAATTTTTATGCTCACTACCTCACCAAAGAAGCAGCTTGCTCGACTATCAGTGTTTGCTCACCAAATTTCTTCTGATGATAAAATAAAAGCCTCTATTGAGCCTCAAAGTGCATCAGCTATGTTGGCTCTGGCATCCATTCTATCCCTTGAATCAGGGGCTTTGGTTGAGTCTCCAATATCTGAAATTGCTTTGCCTTTAATTCCTCGAACTTCTAAACTAAGTGACCATCTTAAATTTTCATCTGGCAATGTAAATGAATCGGACCCTTGCAACATCAGTGGGAAGCTCTCATATTGGCAAGGGGTAAGAGATGGGTGTGTTGGTCTTTTAGATTCCAGACTCAAGTGGGGAGGACCATTAGCTGTTCAGCAGTTGTGTGCAAGTGGTACTCCTCTACTTCTTATGGGCCTATTAGGCAATGATGTTTTAAATGCTTCTCATGGAAAtgaccatgtaaatgatagagTTGGATTGTCTCCTATTGGTGTTGTATGGACAATTTCATCATTATGTCATTGTCTTTCTGGTGGTGCTTTGACTTATCGTCAAATTTTGATTAGGAATGAACATATTAAACTCTTTTCCAACTTGATATGCGACGTTCATATCAATTTGGTAAAATGCTGGATCGGACCTGGTGGAGGGAGAGCAGGAGTCAGAGATCTAATAAATGCAGTGATAGATCTCTTAGCATTTCCTTTTGTTGCTCTGCAAAATGCACCTGGCTTGCCATCAGCCACTGCTTCTGTCAGCAGTGGGTTTCTTCTTAATATTGGCTCTCCTGGTCAGAGAGTATGCATGGAAGATAAGGGTATAGTTAAGGCAATCGAAGAAGACATAggaaaatatattaagattctTGTAgag GTGGGTGTGCCTGGTATTATCCTTCGATGCCTAGATCATATGGATTTGAATGATTTGGGCAGGCCTGTTGCTTTTCTGGCTAAAATGGTATGCCACCGACCTTTAGCAATCCAACTTGTTAGTAAAGGTCTTCTGGATCCAAATAAGATGAGAAAGTTGTTTGACTGTTCGGCCCCAAAAGAGGTCACACTGGATGCTCTTATGATTATTTCTGATCTTGCTCGCATGGACAAG GGATTTTATGAGTACATTAAAGGTGCTTCTGTTTTGGAGTTCTTGAAAGATTTTCTTTTGCACGAGGATCCCAATATGCGTGCCAAAGCTTGCAGTGCTCTTGGAAACATGTGTCGTCATAGCGCCTATTTTTATAGTTCACTT GCAAGACATCAAATTGTTGGTATCCTTATTGAAAGATGTTCTGATCCAGACAAACGAACACGGAAATTTGCTTGTTTTGCT ATTGGAAACGCGGCCTACCACAATGACTTGTTGTATGAAGAGCTGAGGAAATCTATTCCTCAATTGGCAAATTTGTTACAAATGGCAGAGGAAGACAAGACTAAGGCAAATGCAGCAGGTGCACTTAGCAATCTGGTTCGCAACTCTGACAAGCTTTGTGAAGACATTGTGTCTAACGGAGCGGTTCAG TCTCTGCTGAAACTAATTTCCGATTGTGCGGTATCAGCGCTCAATCCAAGCAGAAATGATTCAGGAAATGAATCTCCTCTAAAGATAGCTCTCTTTTCCCTAGCAAAGATGTGTGCACATCCACTCTGCAGACAGTTCATCCGTTCATCACCATTGTTCCCTGTGATTGGAAGGCTTCAGCAGTCTCCAGAATCATCCATTGCCAAATATGCCTCCGCGATCATTAGCAAAGTTGCTGAACCTTGA
- the LOC114403687 gene encoding serine/threonine-protein kinase TIO-like isoform X2 has translation MGVENYHVIELVGEGSFGKVYKGRRKHTGQTVAMKFIIKHGKTEKDIHNLRQEIEILRKLKHGNIIQMLDSFESPQEFCVVTEFAQGELFEILEDDKCLPEEQVQAIAKQLVKALHYLHSNRIIHRDMKPQNILIGAGSVVKLCDFGFARAMSTNTVVLRSIKGTPLYMAPELVREQPYNHTVDLWSLGVILYELFVGQPPFYTNSVYALIRHIVKDPVKYPDRMSPNFKSFLKGLLNKAPESRLTWPALLEHPFVKESYDELEARELREINGSHMHSDAARVVEGKTIQTLTTGMEAHIASPPQSAVQLNSPILDRANSSVLDESPVFSNQNVGESGCQRLDRLENNSRTVNSAKLIGQDNEALGHILLPLKKWSKGSQNICSDQGVPESNQSLRILSNLVAAGAFSSSGLIDELIRELLVFTGSVIAMKSSEVTDLMAKSFSITKILLDNGGSCTSSSYLSHWVEFVEIYSQVVTSNNDASGRVLYESSACITVMLSRVAQVLRSSPKISGQEKLNETANRILEHAKTTGLVDNLCLCLATSGSSLITGSSNMLRAASEACRAVWCLINALDILFMKKSAILFPINALQSHSLHRMEVVHHEQDLLDKADSTKVVDAMTRAFLRSKAVLVAVYYCFHQQLESAMNCGLQLLSRCCLHNRIVPALLCGLPSSLPVTTVVSGGGDGTIVSEVFTVLSLCSSPANKDTQSVEPSNAKCKLTNPSALVRHSCLLVAVIAQCLKSSGRNSAIFMLTTSPKKQLARLSVFAHQISSDDKIKASIEPQSASAMLALASILSLESGALVESPISEIALPLIPRTSKLSDHLKFSSGNVNESDPCNISGKLSYWQGVRDGCVGLLDSRLKWGGPLAVQQLCASGTPLLLMGLLGNDVLNASHGNDHVNDRVGLSPIGVVWTISSLCHCLSGGALTYRQILIRNEHIKLFSNLICDVHINLVKCWIGPGGGRAGVRDLINAVIDLLAFPFVALQNAPGLPSATASVSSGFLLNIGSPGQRVCMEDKGIVKAIEEDIGKYIKILVEVGVPGIILRCLDHMDLNDLGRPVAFLAKMVCHRPLAIQLVSKGLLDPNKMRKLFDCSAPKEVTLDALMIISDLARMDKGFYEYIKGASVLEFLKDFLLHEDPNMRAKACSALGNMCRHSAYFYSSLARHQIVGILIERCSDPDKRTRKFACFAIGNAAYHNDLLYEELRKSIPQLANLLQMAEEDKTKANAAGALSNLVRNSDKLCEDIVSNGAVQSLLKLISDCAVSALNPSRNDSGNESPLKIALFSLAKMCAHPLCRQFIRSSPLFPVIGRLQQSPESSIAKYASAIISKVAEP, from the exons ATGGGCGTTGAGAACTACCACGTCATCGAGCTCGTCGGCGAGGGTTCCTTCGGGAAGGTATACAAGGGAAGGCGCAAGCACACGGGACAG ACCGTCGCGATGAAGTTCATAATTAAGCACGGGAAGACCGAGAAGGATATTCACAATTTAAGACAAGAAATCGAG ATCTTAAgaaagttgaagcatggaaatATTATTCAAATGCTTGATTCCTTTGAAAGCCCGCAAGAATTTTGTGTTGTTACAGAATTTGCACAA gGTGAGCTATTTGAGATTCTTGAGGATGATAAGTGCCTTCCGGAAGAGCAAGTTCAAGCAATTGCAAAACAATTG GTAAAAGCCTTACATTATTTGCATTCCAATCGGATCATCCATCGCGATATGAAGCCCCAAAATATTCTAATTGGTGCTGGATCTGTTGTCAAG CTTTGTGATTTTGGGTTTGCACGTGCAATGTCCACAAATACAGTTGTTTTGCGATCTATAAAAG GCACTCCGTTGTACATGGCTCCAGAGCTTGTACGGGAACAACCATACAACCACACTGTAGATTTATGGTCTCTTGGTGTCATACT GTATGAGTTATTTGTAGGCCAACCTCCATTCTACACAAATTCTGTGTATGCTCTCATCAGACACATTGTTAAG GATCCTGTTAAATATCCGGATCGCATGAGTCcaaatttcaaaagctttttaaaGGGTTTGCTTAACAAG GCACCAGAAAGTCGACTAACTTGGCCGGCTCTTCTTGAACACCCATTTGTTAAAGAAAGCTATGATGAACTCGAGGCCAGG GAATTGCGAGAGATAAATGGTTCACACATGCACAGTGATGCAGCACGGGTGGTTGAAGGAAAAACCATTCAAACTCTGACAACAG GTATGGAAGCGCATATTGCTTCACCGCCTCAGAGTGCAGTTCAGTTAAATAGTCCTATCTTAGATAGAGCCAATTCTTCAGTGCTTGATGAGTCCCCAGTATTTTCAAATCAAAATGTAGGAGAGTCAG GCTGCCAAAGATTGGACAGACTTGAAAATAACTCTCGCACAGTCAACAGTGCAAAACTAATTGGCCAAGACAATGAAGCATTGGGACATATTCTGCTACCACTGAAAAAATGGTCAAAAGGATCTCAAAATATTTGCAG TGATCAAGGTGTTCCTGAATCAAACCAGTCATTGAGGATTCTCTCAAACCTAGTTGCAGCTGGTGCTTTCAGTTCTAGTGGACTAATAGATGAACTAATACGAGAGCTCCTAGTGTTTACTGGATCTGTTATTGCCATGAAATCCTCCGAAGTTACTGACTTGATGGCAAAG AGTTTCTCCATCACTAAAATTTTGCTCGATAATGGTGGAAGTTGCacttcaagctcttatctaaGTCACTGGGTTGAATTTGTTGAGATCTATTCTCAG gtTGTAACTTCAAATAATGATGCATCTGGAAGAGTTCTGTATGAATCTAGTGCTTGCATTACAGTCATGCTGTCTAGAGTTGCTCAGGTGCTTAGATCATCTCCTAAAATTTCAGGCCAAGAGAAACTGAATGAAACTGCTAACCGAATTTTAGAGCATGCAAAAACAACGGGTTTAGTAGACAATTTGTGTCTGTGTTTAGCCACTTCAGGATCGAGTCTTATTACAGGTTCTTCCAATATGCTACGGGCTGCTTCTGAAGCATGCAGAGCTGTCTGGTGTTTGATTAATGCACTGGATATACTTTTTATGAAGAAAAGTGCCATTCTGTTTCCCATTAATGCTTTACAGAGTCATTCTTTGCATAGGATGGAAGTTGTGCATCATGAGCAAGATCTCTTGGATAAAGCAGATTCAACTAAAGTTGTTGATGCAATGACCAGAGCATTCCTGAGATCTAAAGCTGTTCTGGTTGCTGTTTACTATTGTTTTCACCAACAACTTGAGTCTGCAATGAATTGTGGTCTTCAG CTTTTGTCAAGATGCTGTCTACATAACAGAATTGTTCCTGCTCTCCTTTGTGGTCTTCCCAGTTCCCTTCCCGTGACTACTGTTGttagtggtggtggtgatggaaCTATTGTTTCAGAAGTTTTCACTGTCTTATCATTATGCAGTTCCCCTGCTAACAAAGACACACAAAGTGTAGAACCAAGTAATGCCAAGTGCAAATTAACAAATCCTTCTGCTCTGGTTCGTCATTCATGTCTCCTTGTTGCAGTAATTGCTCAGTGTTTGAAGTCATCTGGAAGAAATTCAGCAATTTTTATGCTCACTACCTCACCAAAGAAGCAGCTTGCTCGACTATCAGTGTTTGCTCACCAAATTTCTTCTGATGATAAAATAAAAGCCTCTATTGAGCCTCAAAGTGCATCAGCTATGTTGGCTCTGGCATCCATTCTATCCCTTGAATCAGGGGCTTTGGTTGAGTCTCCAATATCTGAAATTGCTTTGCCTTTAATTCCTCGAACTTCTAAACTAAGTGACCATCTTAAATTTTCATCTGGCAATGTAAATGAATCGGACCCTTGCAACATCAGTGGGAAGCTCTCATATTGGCAAGGGGTAAGAGATGGGTGTGTTGGTCTTTTAGATTCCAGACTCAAGTGGGGAGGACCATTAGCTGTTCAGCAGTTGTGTGCAAGTGGTACTCCTCTACTTCTTATGGGCCTATTAGGCAATGATGTTTTAAATGCTTCTCATGGAAAtgaccatgtaaatgatagagTTGGATTGTCTCCTATTGGTGTTGTATGGACAATTTCATCATTATGTCATTGTCTTTCTGGTGGTGCTTTGACTTATCGTCAAATTTTGATTAGGAATGAACATATTAAACTCTTTTCCAACTTGATATGCGACGTTCATATCAATTTGGTAAAATGCTGGATCGGACCTGGTGGAGGGAGAGCAGGAGTCAGAGATCTAATAAATGCAGTGATAGATCTCTTAGCATTTCCTTTTGTTGCTCTGCAAAATGCACCTGGCTTGCCATCAGCCACTGCTTCTGTCAGCAGTGGGTTTCTTCTTAATATTGGCTCTCCTGGTCAGAGAGTATGCATGGAAGATAAGGGTATAGTTAAGGCAATCGAAGAAGACATAggaaaatatattaagattctTGTAgag GTGGGTGTGCCTGGTATTATCCTTCGATGCCTAGATCATATGGATTTGAATGATTTGGGCAGGCCTGTTGCTTTTCTGGCTAAAATGGTATGCCACCGACCTTTAGCAATCCAACTTGTTAGTAAAGGTCTTCTGGATCCAAATAAGATGAGAAAGTTGTTTGACTGTTCGGCCCCAAAAGAGGTCACACTGGATGCTCTTATGATTATTTCTGATCTTGCTCGCATGGACAAG GGATTTTATGAGTACATTAAAGGTGCTTCTGTTTTGGAGTTCTTGAAAGATTTTCTTTTGCACGAGGATCCCAATATGCGTGCCAAAGCTTGCAGTGCTCTTGGAAACATGTGTCGTCATAGCGCCTATTTTTATAGTTCACTT GCAAGACATCAAATTGTTGGTATCCTTATTGAAAGATGTTCTGATCCAGACAAACGAACACGGAAATTTGCTTGTTTTGCT ATTGGAAACGCGGCCTACCACAATGACTTGTTGTATGAAGAGCTGAGGAAATCTATTCCTCAATTGGCAAATTTGTTACAAATGGCAGAGGAAGACAAGACTAAGGCAAATGCAGCAGGTGCACTTAGCAATCTGGTTCGCAACTCTGACAAGCTTTGTGAAGACATTGTGTCTAACGGAGCGGTTCAG TCTCTGCTGAAACTAATTTCCGATTGTGCGGTATCAGCGCTCAATCCAAGCAGAAATGATTCAGGAAATGAATCTCCTCTAAAGATAGCTCTCTTTTCCCTAGCAAAGATGTGTGCACATCCACTCTGCAGACAGTTCATCCGTTCATCACCATTGTTCCCTGTGATTGGAAGGCTTCAGCAGTCTCCAGAATCATCCATTGCCAAATATGCCTCCGCGATCATTAGCAAAGTTGCTGAACCTTGA